A window of the Salarias fasciatus chromosome 7, fSalaFa1.1, whole genome shotgun sequence genome harbors these coding sequences:
- the hmg20a gene encoding high mobility group protein 20A encodes MEEQTGSPAANADSNTQRNGDEKPRRGNWTKGRKRKKPMKDSNAPKAPLTGYVRFMNDRREQLRAERPDVPFPEITRMLGNEWSKLPPEEKQRYLEEAERDKERYMRELEKYQKTEAYKHFTRKVQEKQKGKRHRGDAGHQVANEALHEKDTEGKDRTVFDIPIFTEEFLNHSKAREAEMRQLRKTNMEYEERNAALQKHVESMRGAVDRLEGDVMQERGRNGLLHQHLETLRQALTSSFTAVPLPGSGETPTLDTIDSYMKKLHSIIVSNPQEHESLINTVRDVVNRLDR; translated from the exons atggaggagcagacggGGTCTCCCGCAGCCAACGCCGACAGTAACACCCAGAGAAACGGAGATGAG AAACCGCGCCGCGGCAACTGGACCAaggggagaaagaggaagaagccgATGAAGGACAGCAACGCGCCCAAAGCCCCGCTGACGGGCTACGTGCGCTTCATGAACGACAGGCGCGAGCAGCTGCGGGCCGAGCGGCCCGACGTGCCCTTCCCAGAGATCACCAGGATGCTGGGCAACGAGTGGAGCAAGCTGCCCCCCGAGGAGAAGCAG CGCTACCTGGAAGAGGCGGAGCGGGATAAGGAGCGCTACATGAGggagctggagaagtaccaGAAGACCGAGGCCTACAAGCATTTCACCAGGAAGGTGCAGGAGAAGCAGAAGGGCAAGCGGCACCGAGGAG ACGCCGGGCACCAGGTCGCCAACGAGGCTCTGCACGAG AAGGACACCGAGGGAAAGGACAGGACCGTGTTCGACATTCCCATCTTCACCGAGGAGTTTCTCAACCACAGCAAAG cacgCGAAGCCGAGATGCGGCAGCTCCGCAAGACCAACATGGAGTACGAGGAGCGCAACGCGGCGCTGCAGAAGCACGTGGAGAGCATGCGCGGCGCCGTGGACCGGCTGGAGGGCGACGTGATGCAGGAGAGGGGCCGCAACGGGCTGCTGCACCAGCACCTGGAGACCCTGCGCCAGGCGCTCACCTCCAGCTTCACCGCCGTTCCTCTGCCAG GCAGCGGAGAGACGCCCACTCTGGACACCATCGACTCCTACATGAAGAAGCTGCACAGCATCATCGTCAGCAACCCCCAGGAACACGAGAGCCTCATCAACACCGTGAGAGACGTGGTGAACCGCCTGGACAG ATAA